The sequence tcctctggtctgatgaaacaaaaatagaactgtttggccataatgacgatcattatgtttggaggaaaaggggggaggcttgcaagccgaagaacaccatcccaaccgtgaagcacaggggtggcagcatcatgttgtgggggtgctttgctgcagaagagactggtgcacttcacaaaatagatggcatcatgagggaggaaaatgatgtggatatattgaaagcaacatctcaagacgttagtcaggaagttaaagcttggtcgcaattgggtcttccaaatggacaatgaccccaagcatacttcttaaggacaacaaagtcaaggtattggagtggccatcacaaagccctgacctcaatcccatagaaaatttgtgggcagaactgaaaaagcgtgtgcgagcaaggaggcctacaaacctgactcagttacaccagctctgtcaagaggaatgggccaaaattcacccaacttattgtgggaagcttgtggaaggctacctgaaacgtttgacccaagttaaacaatttaaaggcaatgctaccaaatactaattgagtgtatgtaaacttctgacccactgggaatgtgatgaaagaaataaaagctgaaataaatcattctcaactattattctgacatttcacattcttaaaataaagtggtgattctaactgacctaatacagggaatttttactaggattaaatgtcaggaattgtgaaaaactgagtttaaatgtatttggcaaaggtttatgtaaacttctgacttcaactgtatgtatttacTAATGATGTAGTATCCCACTTTATCCTTTTCATTTTTTGCATTTGTTCATAATACAAGTCCACATTCTTTAAATGAATCCCTTCTCCCTGCCTCAGTGAGGAGTTGGAGAATGAGATTTACGGCATCAACTTGGATCCATCACTTCAGTCACAGCCTGCAGTCACTGAACAGCCTGACTCGGGGATCAAACGTCTGTAAGTACTGAGACCCACTAGACCTACGCCAAAACTCCTCAGCCACCCCACTCCATCTCTCTTGATGGTATGTGCTCAGGCCACACACATATAGGTGCACAGCCTATCATTCCCACAATCTCTGACATTTTGAAACAAGTTTGtcactaaccacgtttccatccagtttttatgcaagtaaagtcatcatgacagctgtgatggaaacaggaattttaggtcatattttttttaaatgcagacAAATAATTTgtttgttcgacatggtgggatctttttgtgtctgtaaaattaattatgcaagaaatggcgttggaaatgcctttatggtcctcccactacgacttgaGAAACCAGGCAGTTTATTAggatacagattaaataaattaagataaactccacagggtggtgaaagtgcaaggtgatcttgatgctcctttccaataaatatcgaggttcttattctggtgacatgatgatcgatgcttgactgccatttttgacaaaaaaaaatgtatttttatttaacctttattttgacaggaaaGACATATTGAGACCTAGGTCTATTTTCCAAATGTGCCCTgtataatacaatataaaatacacattaaacacaaaatatatacactacatgaccaaaagcacaaaaatgtacagttggtactatgcactggggcaggtagtgttctcctctCATCGTGAaccttgattcatcactccagagaacacgtttccactgctccatagtTCAATGGtgtcaagctttacaccactccagccgacacttggcattgcgcatggtgttcttaggcttgtgtccggctgctcggccatggaaacccatttcatgaagctcctgactaaGTTAttttgctgatgttgcttccagaggcagtttggaactcggtagtgagtgttgcaaccgaggacagattattTTTAAGTGCTACGAGCTTCACTTGTGTGGtttaccactttgcggctgagccgttgttgctcctagacatttccacttcacaataacaacacttacagttgaggGCCCGCTctagcagaaatttgacgaactgacttgttggaaaggtggcatcctatgacggtgccatgttgaaaatcactgagctctttagtacgGGCCATTTAACTGCAAATGTTTtcctatggagatcgcatggctttgtgctcgattttatacacctgtcagcaatgggtgtggctgaaatggccgaatccactcatttgaaggggtgtcaacatacttttgtatatattgtgtaaatatatacacacacattagaatacaaacacacagtcatggtaagcacaaataaaacaacacaaatcacccagaaaaacagTTCATAAAATATTCTCGcttttatccataataatctcatgtagactagcctacctgcactATATGTGCaaactgttggctagagcacacgtgccaagaccatagtagcaacattttaaatttaacacaacagtttttgtgacaaaactatcggtagagttgaaatTTTGCGATTGAAACATATTGAACTTTAGATTtgtattcggtacatgaaaatACACTTATTTTTATCCTCAACAAGttagtttggtggaaacaccactgttgggaaaatgtgcatattgtctTTATGCGGACTCTAAAATATTCACATTAAAATATTTTGCCAATTGGGTGGAAACCTAGCTGTTAACCAGGTTTTGATCCAACCTTTTTAATGCAAGTAAAGTACATGTTGGATAAACTTCCCAAATCTCGACAAATCAAAATacactagacaaggtgggatctttttgtgtcggtaaaatgtatTATGGGAGAAATGTCAGTGGAAACGCTTTAATGCGCAAAAATTGGTATAATAACtatcatatcaaagtaaacttggagtcaagcGATGACATAATGTGTGTTCCTCCCACTATGAGCAGTCCGTTTCTTAGGATACAGATTAGTTATTtaaattatgaacttcacagggtagtgaaagtgcaaggtgatgagcttgatgctccttcacaataaatattgagggtcttattctggtgacatgatcattGATGCTTGGCTGCAGTttgtcaaataaaaataatcttgctcttttgtatatgataatctcatcatgtaggaaATACGAGCactatctgcgagctgttggctagagcgcacgtgccaataccagagtaTACACAGACTCGctaaaaaacacttttttttcttgagaatccatcagtagagttgaaaatgcgatggaaacctatttaacttttattttttattcggtacatgggaatttaaacgCAAAAGGtatttatgtgcactacgtcgtCACGTAAATACTTTTATcaccaacaagtcaatttgatggaaatacatctctggtgggaaaattatttttatgcggattttagaatattcgcatgaaaatctgtcgccaattggatgcaAACCTAACTAATGTTATGTTTCCTGTCATGGTGGTTAAGGCTTGCAGTCAGGGATTTGACCTAGCTTTATATATGTATGTCACTGACCAATATGCTTGCTTGAGCACTAAAACAAATAATGACAATTTAATTTCCACAATGCTTGTTTGGGAATGTTATATTTGTAGAAAGACCAGGACGAAGGGATGAAGTTTCCGCACCCTTCTGTGACATTTTTCAACTATCATAATCATTTCTTGAAGGTCATTTACAAATAATTGTGAAGAGAAGAAAAATGACCAGTCCATAAATAAATGGTTTATTATTTAAGTAGCTTACTTCGTCTAAATGTGGCTTGCCTCCTTTCCCAACCTGGGTGCTGCAAAGAAGTCACTTTGCACAAACTCTGACAACTTTTTTTTTTGCTTATGTCTCTTCATCTTTACTTCTTTGGACAGGATATTCACTGCAGTAATGCCGATGGTAGCAGCAGGGTTGATTGCAGACGATCCAACGTTACAGCCGATCAGACGACTTATGTCCTGTGTATGAActttaacatttattttatctctttttgtgatgtcattgttcTTGAGCCAAGCACCGCCACTGTGCCAAAGCCCCTCCACCGCCTGTCATCTCAAATGCAATACTTCCTTGTGATCATGTGTGCAGGATGTGGGAGTATTCTTATTGGCTGATAATGTGTAGATCTTGAACCAGCTCATCATAGAAGATGCCACAATCATTAAAAATGGTCACCTCTTTTGCCAATATACTAATCCAGCAACTCACTATTACAAGTACAAATCCACATATGCATGTTGTCTGAGTTAGGATTGTCTCATAGCATGGATATTCGCTGTTGACAGCTCTTCATTTGTTGAATAAAGTGGAGTGACTAACTATGTTACCCTCTGACAGGGCAAAGCTTATGCACCTCCCCAACcttttgtttagcacttttccTCATGCATGCTCTCATTCTGCTTTTGTCCTCACTCTGAGAACTCaatgtcactcactcactctgcaTGAATAATCTGAAGTGTAACCACTGTATTTTATTGATCTATTTTAGCAGTAGTATTGTCATggctattttttatatttttttggcaTGGTGTAACCTAAATTCTTAATTTCTGTCATTGCACCTATCCAGGTTTAGCATCTTCTCTGGAGAAAAGAGGCGACCAGAGGAAGTGATTTGTGGGAGAGAGATTATTTGCACACAGAGCAGGCTCAGGAGGCACTGAAGCATCCATAACCAGGAACCtacactgaatgcacaaaacattaggaacacctgctctttccatgtatagactgaccaggtgaatccaattgaaatgtatgatcccttattgatgtcacttgttaaatccacttcaatcagtgtagatgaaggggaggagacacgttaaagaaggatttttaagcctcgagacaatggagacatgaattgtgtatgtgtgccattcagagggtgaatgggcaacacaaaagatttaagtgccttagaacggggtatggtagtaggtgccaggcgcattggtttgagtgtgtcaagaactgcaccgctgctgggttttaccaccctcaacagtttcccgtgtgattatcaagaatggtccaacgcccaaagaacatccagccaacttgacaactgtgggaagcactggagtcaacatgggcagcGTACCTGTGAATGCTTGACACCCtgtagtccatgccctgatgaattgaagctgttcagAGGGCAATAAGGGgttacaactcaatattaggaaggtgttcctaatgttttgtacactcagtgtataatgtcCCATGCTGGTGGTCTCCAAGTAAAAACATGAAGAGCTTCATGCTAAGAGGGATTGTCAGGACAAAGTTGTCTTGTGGGGACAATGGATTCAGGAGAGAATAATGTGCAATCTGAGAGATATTCTGTGCCTTTTGAATTCATATTTAGTTGTGCAGACTATGGTGCTTTATACTAGCAATAAGTATTAGAGTGTAACTTCAGAGATCGCTCACATGTTTATTTGTATCTATTAAAGCAAACTTATACCAAGTCTGATGATGCCTCAAGGTAGACAAAATATATTGAAGGCATTTTGACATGGTTTGATGTGATAACTATCGGTCATATTTAAATTGTATTTATGTAAAGATTTTATTTGGACTATGCTGCACTTGAGTTTCCTAGTGTCTGAATAAAAAGCTGGCATATTGTTGACTATCTGTGATGTGAATATGATCACCTGCCATTTTTCTtatagatataaatatgaaatgaCACAATGTTTTAATGCCTGTCAGTTCTTGCATTAAAATGTGAGATATTTTGGCCTTGTTCAATTTGATAGTTTTATCCCTGATTTTTCAGGGGCCCCTGCAAACTTTGAGACCCCCAAGGCCCCCCAGGTTGACAGAATGTCAATCAAACTTCGAAATTCAAAGTATAGTGTTGAAAATACCGGGGAAATATCACGTGCTGTTTCACCTGATTAGTGTGTCCCTACTGGATTATGCACATGGCTTCACCTGTCGCCAGGGAACAGGCCATTGCTATTGGCTTATTTGTATGTCACTTATACACTGGATACAGCAAGCAGTGATGCCAatttagcaattttgttgctagatttagcaacttttcagactaccctggcagcttttttttcaaacagcacctagcaacaaatttagctactttaaaaatgtatttggaacttttagcaacttttgaaagGTGACTCAAACGATAAAATGCAtgcattttccctctaaatgacacaaaaacgattttctctgtcacacactcggtcacaacacacgtgcctggctgcaaaagtgcatCGTGAGGACGTCACCAGCAGGCACTCAGCACGCTCGAagcaatttcagcaaattgcaaattatttgttggctgactgcagcagcagtagtacgggTTCGACAAGCCAACcacaatgaatatagttggtcacgaatgtttgatcttgaacagaactcacaacatcaatcaacatgtctcaatcaaaattgtacagaaaagagtgggtgtctgtacctgaacaaatgtgAAATTATATTTTTTGCCGAGATGGCCAGTCTATTTGAGTAACGTTGTTGTGTATTCCCACGTAATGACGCAGTTTACGTAATCACGCAATGACGTCACAtttagcaacaaatcaacctgcctctagcaaCTTACACTGAAAATTTGTTGGGTCTATCCAGTTAGCCAACTACCGGTAACTTGAAGTGGCTACTGTAGCATGCATGGAACTAAACTTAAAGTTCATAAGTATTTTGTATGTTAAATGTCACAACGCTTGATTTGAGAAATCGGTCCCACCGTTTGAGAAAACAAAAACTTTTGTTGAATTCATTGCGTTTTTGGAGCACGAGCAATGGAAGAGTTGAGCGAGTCTTCACCTGCTTTGGCGTTCGAGAAGGAAGCATTTGAGCTGACTGTGGAAGATGTTTATGACATTTCATACGTGATTGGCAGAGATTTGCTGAAAATAAGTACTACAGGTGAGGAAGTCTCCGATTTGCAATTCAAAATTGTCCGGGTTTTGGAGATGTTTGAAACGTTAGTGAATAAGTATAACCTGTCACTGGAGGAGCTGAAAATGGAACGAGACAACTTGAAGAGTGAGCTGGATAGAATCGTGAGAGAAAGTTCTGCCGGGCAGGAAGCGGTGAGTTTGATCTTTTCAAACCAGGAAACTAACTGGTCAAAATCGATACCTTTTAAATGTTCCATAAAGTCTCTAACTGGACTACGTCTGTCAGAGTATGTTCAAGCATGTTGTAACTTTTCACTGGGTTGCTATACACTACTGTGCAACATACAGTTGTGGACTCCTTTTTTGTTCTACGTTTAGCCCTTTAATCAATATGTTCTCAGCAAACACTAGGACCAAACAAACTGGTGGTGGACCTGAAAGATCCCAATAGACCACGCTTCACAATGCAGGAACTGAAGGAGGTGCTTCAGGAGAGGAACCAGCTCAAGGCCCAGCTACTGGTGGCGCAAGAAGAGTTGCAACTCTACAAGAGGTAGAATACACAACCAGACTTGACCAGTCCCCATGCAACCCGCACCACCTCACCCCAACCCACACAAAAATGTAATGTAGTGCTTTGTACTTGCAGTGGGATGCTGCCACAGGGTGAGCAAGCCATGGTAGAGGTTGACTTAGTATCTCCATCCCCTTCGAAACCTGTTCCTGACACAACAGATGAGACTAAAGAGGAACCTAACGAAGGAATGACCACCATCAGAAAGCTGTGAGCAATTAGCTTTTTTCACCATTCAACTTTGCATAATCACAGTGAATTGCAAAAAGAGCATGCAGTATGACATGGTTTATTTACACCCTGAAAACAAGTATTTCAGAGAGAACCATAGTATCACACAGGAGACAACCAGGTGGTTTGTTCTCACGGTCTGTCTCTGCCCTCGTAATGACCTGCTTGTGACcggctggctgtgtgtgtttgctgaTGCTGTGTGATTGGGAGAATCTGACTTAAGAGGGGGAAAGCGAGAGCTGATACCACTTCAGCAAGCCAGCTCCGCTGCTGTTGTCAGTATTGTTATTGTCGGACTTAACGTGACTCAGTCAAGCCTCAGCTGACACTGCAAATTCACTCAATCCCCCTTCGCCTCCTCTAAGACTAGTAATGTCCAGGGATGTACATTGTGTTGTCCAACTA comes from Salmo salar chromosome ssa20, Ssal_v3.1, whole genome shotgun sequence and encodes:
- the rilpl2 gene encoding RILP-like protein 2; the protein is MEELSESSPALAFEKEAFELTVEDVYDISYVIGRDLLKISTTGEEVSDLQFKIVRVLEMFETLVNKYNLSLEELKMERDNLKSELDRIVRESSAGQEAQTLGPNKLVVDLKDPNRPRFTMQELKEVLQERNQLKAQLLVAQEELQLYKSGMLPQGEQAMVEVDLVSPSPSKPVPDTTDETKEEPNEGMTTIRKLFSFRRK